CCAAATCGCCGTGATCCGGCACGCCGGGCAGGAACAGGACATTCGAGTAGGCAGCGTTCTCGTTCAGCGCGGTGACATAAACGTTCGACCAGCTGCGTGGATAGAGCTGGCAAGGAAGCTCCCACAGGGTCATGGCATCGCTGATGGCATAGCGGGCTCCGTTGCCGGTCGTCTCACTCGGGCGGCAGTCGGGCGCATCCCGGGCCACCACGTCGAGAATGCCTTGAGGGACTGCCGACAGGTCCGAGAAGCTCCGTGGCGGATCAAGGGAGATGGTATCGCCCACCAGCCCGTCGGGTACCGCAAAGTGATCATCGCTCCCCACCTCGGGCTGGCTGGCGCAGATGATCCCGCCCTTGACCGTGATGACAAAGGGATAGTGATCGCTCCGGGTGATCGTTATCTGACCCTTGTCGACGAGAATGTTGTTGCCCGCTACATGCTGCTCCAGCACCTCGATGAGCGCGGTGTAGCTGCCTTTGGAGGTGCGATAGAGGCGCAAGGGCTCCAGCGCTTGTGTGTTCACGCTCGCACTGTCCTCGCGGTTCATCAAAAAGACCGTGTCGTCAATCTTCATCCAGCCGGGCAGTTCCTCGCCATCGTTGAAGGGTGCGAAGAAGACATAGGAATAGGTGTCTTTCTCCGGATCCCGGTTCGCCTGCCAGAAGGCAAGGCGGCAGCCGTCAAACTCCTCGATGACATTCTTCCCAAACAGCCTCAGATTGATATCCGGGTCGCCCTCTGCCGCTCTGGTGGGAGATCCGGTGGTAACCAACAGAAGACCGACGGCAACCAGCAAAAAGCGGCGAGAGATATCACTGAGAGAGGAAATGAAAGGCAGTGTCATGGAGCTGTCCGCAATGTATGGTGATAAATAGGCAAACAGGCTAAGCAATAATACCTAGAATAGCCAGCGTAAATCTGACGTCAGCAGAGCAGACAAAAAAAGGCGGCCAGCCCGCGAGCTGTCCGCCTTTTTGAAGAGATGTCTATGGGATGTTCCTCAGACGCCGAGCTTGGAGGCTTCCGCAGCACGCCGCCCGATTTCGGCCCAGTCCTTGGCGCGAACCAGATCAAGCGGTGCGATCCACGTACCGCCGATGGCAAAGACGTTCGGCTGGGACAGGAACTCTTCCGCATTTTCCGGTTTGATGCCGCCGGTGGGGCAGAATTCAATGTCGCTCACAGGACCAGCGACCGATTTCAGCATCGAGACGCCACCAAGTACCGCTGCCGGGAACAGCTTCTGCTGGGTGAAGCCCGCATCGCGCAGGGTGAGCATCTCCGAAAGCGAGCCTGCTCCGGGAAGAAGAAACGGCCAGTCGCTCATCTCAAGCGCTTGCAGCAGTTTCTGGGATACACCGGGAGACACGCCAAACTGGCCGCCTGCCGATTGCGCTTCATTGAGCTGAACTTCTGTGAGGATCGAGCCGACCCCGACCTTGGCACCTTCCACCTTGGAGGCGATGGTTTCAATTGCCTGAAGGGCTGCCTCGCTGCGCAGGGTGATCTCGAGGATTGGCAGGCCATTGTCCACCAGACACTGGGCAAGGGGCAGGGCGTCCGCCGCATCCTCAATGACCAGCACCGGAATGACTTTCGCGCCGGTCAACAGCGTGGAAATGTTTGGATGCATGATAAGTCCCTTTGTCTTCGAAAAGGTCACCCGCGTGAAGCGGGAAACAAAATGAATGGAGGCCAAGAAGGGCTGGCTTCATCTCGAGCCGGCCCTAGTGACATGTCTTGAACTCGCCGAAGCCGTTATTTCTGCTTCAGGAACCAGTTCGCGGCATTCTGATAGCAGACATCGCGCACCAGACCATCGAGCAGTGTCCGGTCGTTCGGAATGTGGCCCGCTTCAACCCAGCGCCCGATCATCTGGCAGACGAGACGGCGGAAATATTCATGCCGCGGGAAGGAGAGGAAGGAGCGGCTGTCGGTCAGCATGCCGATGAAATAGGAAAAGAGACCCATCTGGGCAAGCTGGGTCATCTGGCGTTCCATGCCATCGAGCTGATCGTTGAACCACCAGCCAGATCCGGCCTGAACCTTGCCGGGGACAGAGCCGTCCTGGAAGTTGCCCGCCGTGGAGACAATCACTTCATTCATGTTCGGGTTGAGGTGATAGAGCACGGTCTTGGGCAGATGACCGTCGCGATCCATTTCGCCAAGCAGGCCATTGAGTGGGCCAGCCACCGGCTGATCGTTGATCGAGTCGCCGCCCACGTCTGGGCCGAGGCTCGCATAGAGGCGGTGATTGCAGTTGCGGATCGCACCGATATGCAGCTGCATGACCAGATCGCGCTCATAATAGGCCTTGGACAGGTCGACCAGAATGCGGGTCTGGAACTGGGCAATCTCGATCTCGGTGAGGGTGACGCCGGAGAGGCGTTTCTCAAGGATCACATCAAGCGCCGCATCATCGACCGGAGCGGCGAAGCGCAACACGTCAATGCCATGGTCGGTTGCAAGGCAGCCATGGGCAACAAAATGATCGAGGCGCTCGATCAGGCCCGCCATCAGCGCCGAATAGCTCTCGACCGGACGGCCAGTGGTTGTCGTCAGGGTCGTAATGAAATCGGCAAAGCCGGGCAAGTCGATCTTGATTGCCTGATCGGGCCGGAAGCTCGGAGCAACGACCATGTCATTGAGGCTTTCGTCCGCTGCCATCGCCTTATGATGCTCAAGGCTGTCACATGGGAAGTCGGTCGTGCCCCACATAGCGCACCTGCATGCGGCGCAACAGGCCGCGCGCGCTGTGGCTGTCCTCGGCGAGCATCGCCTGCGTTTTCTCCCAGATCGAATCCGCCGTTGCCGGGCTCAGGATCTCACGAATGCTGAAATAGCGCTGCAGCTCCAGATGGGTCCAGTGGTAGAGCGGGTTGCCGACACAGCGTGGCATGACGGCGGCAAAGGCATCGAATTTCTCACGGAAGCTTGCAGAGCCGGAGACCTTTTCCTCATTCACGCCGGCCCAGCGCATGGCGCGCCATTTGTAATGGTCGCCCTCGAGCCAGATCGCGCCGATGTCATCCCACTTCCGGTCGTTGGCGATATCCTGCGGGGGAAGATGGTTGTGATAGTCAACGATCGGAAGACTCTCTGCGACATCGTGATAAAGGTGGCGAGCCGCCGCCGTATCGAGCAGAAAGTCGGGGTTTAGAAATCGGTGCATGTGTCACTCTCCCGTCAGGCATCGCTGCTGTCCCGAACAAAAGGAGATCCGGCCCGATTGCGGGCTCTGGACATTCCGCGTGGCCGACGTTCGGACCAACAAGCGCTTCATGATTGAGGTTTGAACTAAAGTCGCAATCCCTGCCTTGATACCTGTCATCAAACTGCAAATGCAAGCACGATTTTCAGGCGGGCGGGTGCGAAGCGGGCTGGCGGCGAGATTTCCCCCGCCAACCCTGTGTTTGTGATCATGATCCTTTGCAAGCGGGATCAGAAGTCGAGATGCGTCCCCAGGACATAAGGCTTGCCCTGAGCGGTCACGGATCGGGAAGTCTTGCTGCAGAGGTTGATTTCGCAGCCAGACAGAGCCGGGTCGAACTGACCTTCGTGCGCCCAGGTGATATCGAGCGTCGTGGCGGTCTGGGTCACGTTGATACGGGTTAGGCGGTGCATACCGGAAAGGGCATCCACATTGTCCACGCCATCCTCATAGAGTTCGCTGGTGAAGCTGTAAGTCGCCTCATCGGCATAAGGATAGACAACGAGCACGCGGCTCTGTCCGGCGACCGAACCCGAACGATCCACGCCGGGAGACAACGGCAGAATGGCGCCTGCCCGCACGAACAGCGGAATGGAGCCAAGATCGACCGGCACGGTGATCTCCTGTCCGCCAGCGTGATAGTCGCCGCTCCAGAAGTCATAATAACCGACCCCGTTATCCGGCAGATAGACCGTGCGTTCAGTTGCCCCTTCTTCCACAACGTTGGCGACCAGCAGATCGCGACCAAGGAAGAAATCATCGGTCGGCTCAAAACAGCGGGCGTCGTGTTCGTGATCAAGGAAGGTCGGCCGGATCATGGCTTCATCCTCGACAACGGATTTGTAGAGAAGCGTGTAGAGATACGGTAGCAGGGTATAGCGCAGCTTGATCGCGTTGCGAATATGGTCGGTGACCTCTGGATACATCCACGGCTCGTTGACGGTCTTGTCGTCGTTCCAGGAATGGATGGTGAAGCGGGGATGGAAAATCCCGTTCTGCACCCAGCGAACGAACAGTTCCGGATCAGGGCGATCCCCGGCAAAGCCGCCGACGTCATGGCCGATGTTGTAAAGGCCGGAGAGGCTCATGCCCAAGCCCATCGGAATGTTATACTTGAGGCTGTTCCAGTTGGTGCGGTTGTCGCCGGACCATGTCTGGGCGTAGCGTTGAATGCCCGGACATCCGGAGCGCGAGATCAGATAGGGGCGCTTCTGAGGCGCAAAATCGATCTGCGCGTCATTGGAGGCGCGGGTCATCAGGAGCGGTTGAACCGGGCGGATGAGGTCGATGTCAATGGAAACCCCAAAGCCCCAGCACTGGGCCTGACGGTCCCAGATCTCATATTCGTTGTTGTCGTTCCACGTGCTGTTGATGCCATATTCGAGCAGGGCGCTCTTCACGTTGCCCTTCCACCAGTCCTGCGTTGCCGGATTGGTGAAGTCGAGGTGGCTGCCCTCGTCATCCCAGAAGACGGAGCGCTCGGCCCGCCCGCTCTCGCCGTCGCGAACGAACAGCCCAAGGCCATCCGCCTCACCATAGCGGGGATGGTCCTGCAACAGGCAGGGCTTGATGTTGGCGATCAGCTCAATCCCCGCGTCGGCGAAGGTGCGCGCCATGCCATGGGCATCGGGCACCTTGTCGGTGTTCCAGTTGAAGACATAACGTTTCGGGCCAATCGAGGTGTAGCCCGAGGAGAGCTGGAAGCTGTCGCAGGGGATGTCATGTTCCTTGACCAGCCGGACGAAGCCTTCAAGCTGCTCCTGCGCATTGTCCGCATCGGTATATGTCATGGTCGAGCCGGAATAACCCAGCGACCAGCGCGGCAGGAAGGCCGTGCCACCGGTCAGCCTGACCTGTGCCTTGGACAGATCGGAAATGGTCGGCCCGAGGGTGAAGTAATAGTCGAGATCGCCATCATCCGCACGATAGGCGCGATAGGGCAGATGGTAGTTGTCGAGCTCATTGCCGAGATCAAACCAGCACGGCGCAAGGTTGTCATAAAACAGGCTATAGCTCAGGCCGCTTTCAAGCCGTGTGATGGTGAAGGGAATATGCTTGTAAAGCGGGTCCGTTGTGCTGGCATTGTAGCCCATGGCATCAAGGTTGCGCATTTCAAAGCGCCGACCGGAACGCTCCAGCTCACCAGCCTTCTCGCCAAGACCATAAAAGCGGTCGCTCTTGGTGCGGCGCAGGAAGTGACTGTGCGCATGGTCCTTGCGGCCCAGCATATAGGCGCCAGTCGGGCGGTCCTCGGCGATCTGCTCCCATGGGGCATCAACATTGGCGCGGGCTTCCCAGACGAGACCAAGAGGGCTCTTGACGATCACGCGCAGCAGACCGGTGCCGAGACGCAGGGTCTCGCCTTCGTTGTCGAAGTTGAAGGTGGGGCAGGAGAAACCGTCCAGCGAGGCGCGGTTGCGGCCCTCGATCGGCGCATTGCCACCGGGCGCAACGGTCCAACTGCGGTTGAGGCGATACATCCCGTCCTTGAGGAGCTGCACCCGGATGATGCGTTCCTCGAGAATGTCGATATGCATGGCATGGCGCCCTTCAATCAGAAGGATGACGCCGGTTTCGGTCTGGGTCTGCAAAGACCATTGTTTCAACTGATACATGCTTTGTTATCCCGGTTCCGAGCCGTCTTCAGGCCTGTTGCGGGACAGGCGGATGCGGCTCCGTGGATGTCTTTGACTGCGAATGCAGATATTGGAAAGCCGCGCAGCGGGAGGACACTGCGCGGCTTGTAACTGTCAGATTTAGCCGCCGTAGCCCAAGAAGAACTGGGGCAGTGCCAGAGACAGTTGAGGGATGTAGGTCACAGCGAGGAGCAAGACCACGAGCACCGCATAGAAGGGCAGCATGGGCTTGAGAACGCTGGAGATGGGAACCTTGCCGACGGAGCAGCCGATGAACAGGGCTGAGCCGACCGGTGGCGTGCAGATGCCGATGCAGAGGTTGAAGGTCATCATGACACCGAAGTGCACCGGATCCATGCCCAGATCCTGAACCACCGGCAGGAAGATCGGGGTGAAGATCAGAAGGGCTGGGGTCATGTCCATGAAGGTGCCGATGATTAGCAGGGCAAGGTTGATGACCAGAAGGATGACAATCGGGTTGTCGGAGATCGACAACAGCGCATCAGAGATCGCAAACGGGATGTCGGAGAAGGCCATGGCCTTGGACATGCCGATGGAACAGCCGACCATCAGCAGCACGATGGAGGTGGTGACCGCCGATTCCAGAATGATCTTGGGCATGTCGCTGAGCGAGATTTCCCGATACCAGATCAGAGCCAGAAAGAGCGTGTAGACCACGGCAACGGCAGACGCCTCGGTGGCGGTGAAGATGCCGCCGATGATGCCGCCCATGATGATGATGATCAGGCCGAGCGGCAGGATCGCATCGCGGGTCTTCTCCCACATTTCTTGGCAGGACGGACGCTCGGCAACAGCATAGCCCCGTTTCTTGGCAATGATGCCTGCGACGACCATCAGGCCCAGACCCATCAGGATACCGGGCAGGTAGCCAGCCACGAACAGCGCGGCAATCGAGGTGCCGCCGGTGATCAGCGAGTAAACGATGAAGGTGGTCGAGGGCGGGATCAGAAGACCCGTCGGGCAGGAGGCGATGTTGACCGCAGCCGAGAAGGACGGATCATAGCCTTCCTTCTTCTGGATCGGCGCCATGACGCCGCCAACCGCAGCCGCCGATGCAACGGCGGAGCCCGAGATTGCCCCAAACATCATGTTGGCGAGCACGTTGCAGTGCGCCAGCGAGCCGGGCAGGCGACCACCAAGGATCTTGGCGAACTCAATGAGCCGCATGGCGATGCCGCCGCGGTTCATGATGTTGCCTGCGAGAATGAAGAAGGGGATCGCTAGCAGCGTGAAGCTGTCAAGCCCGGACGCCATCTGCTGGGCGACGATGAAAATCGACTGATCGAACGACATGTTGATCACCATGAAGGTGAAGACGGTCGCAATGCCGATCGCGAAGGAGATGGGAACGCTGAGTGCCATCAGAATGATGA
This DNA window, taken from uncultured Cohaesibacter sp., encodes the following:
- the eda gene encoding bifunctional 4-hydroxy-2-oxoglutarate aldolase/2-dehydro-3-deoxy-phosphogluconate aldolase; amino-acid sequence: MHPNISTLLTGAKVIPVLVIEDAADALPLAQCLVDNGLPILEITLRSEAALQAIETIASKVEGAKVGVGSILTEVQLNEAQSAGGQFGVSPGVSQKLLQALEMSDWPFLLPGAGSLSEMLTLRDAGFTQQKLFPAAVLGGVSMLKSVAGPVSDIEFCPTGGIKPENAEEFLSQPNVFAIGGTWIAPLDLVRAKDWAEIGRRAAEASKLGV
- a CDS encoding glucuronate isomerase is translated as MAADESLNDMVVAPSFRPDQAIKIDLPGFADFITTLTTTTGRPVESYSALMAGLIERLDHFVAHGCLATDHGIDVLRFAAPVDDAALDVILEKRLSGVTLTEIEIAQFQTRILVDLSKAYYERDLVMQLHIGAIRNCNHRLYASLGPDVGGDSINDQPVAGPLNGLLGEMDRDGHLPKTVLYHLNPNMNEVIVSTAGNFQDGSVPGKVQAGSGWWFNDQLDGMERQMTQLAQMGLFSYFIGMLTDSRSFLSFPRHEYFRRLVCQMIGRWVEAGHIPNDRTLLDGLVRDVCYQNAANWFLKQK
- a CDS encoding glucuronate isomerase, with protein sequence MHRFLNPDFLLDTAAARHLYHDVAESLPIVDYHNHLPPQDIANDRKWDDIGAIWLEGDHYKWRAMRWAGVNEEKVSGSASFREKFDAFAAVMPRCVGNPLYHWTHLELQRYFSIREILSPATADSIWEKTQAMLAEDSHSARGLLRRMQVRYVGHDRLPM
- a CDS encoding TIM-barrel domain-containing protein translates to MYQLKQWSLQTQTETGVILLIEGRHAMHIDILEERIIRVQLLKDGMYRLNRSWTVAPGGNAPIEGRNRASLDGFSCPTFNFDNEGETLRLGTGLLRVIVKSPLGLVWEARANVDAPWEQIAEDRPTGAYMLGRKDHAHSHFLRRTKSDRFYGLGEKAGELERSGRRFEMRNLDAMGYNASTTDPLYKHIPFTITRLESGLSYSLFYDNLAPCWFDLGNELDNYHLPYRAYRADDGDLDYYFTLGPTISDLSKAQVRLTGGTAFLPRWSLGYSGSTMTYTDADNAQEQLEGFVRLVKEHDIPCDSFQLSSGYTSIGPKRYVFNWNTDKVPDAHGMARTFADAGIELIANIKPCLLQDHPRYGEADGLGLFVRDGESGRAERSVFWDDEGSHLDFTNPATQDWWKGNVKSALLEYGINSTWNDNNEYEIWDRQAQCWGFGVSIDIDLIRPVQPLLMTRASNDAQIDFAPQKRPYLISRSGCPGIQRYAQTWSGDNRTNWNSLKYNIPMGLGMSLSGLYNIGHDVGGFAGDRPDPELFVRWVQNGIFHPRFTIHSWNDDKTVNEPWMYPEVTDHIRNAIKLRYTLLPYLYTLLYKSVVEDEAMIRPTFLDHEHDARCFEPTDDFFLGRDLLVANVVEEGATERTVYLPDNGVGYYDFWSGDYHAGGQEITVPVDLGSIPLFVRAGAILPLSPGVDRSGSVAGQSRVLVVYPYADEATYSFTSELYEDGVDNVDALSGMHRLTRINVTQTATTLDITWAHEGQFDPALSGCEINLCSKTSRSVTAQGKPYVLGTHLDF
- a CDS encoding TRAP transporter large permease, whose protein sequence is MEWQATITLFSIFIILMALSVPISFAIGIATVFTFMVINMSFDQSIFIVAQQMASGLDSFTLLAIPFFILAGNIMNRGGIAMRLIEFAKILGGRLPGSLAHCNVLANMMFGAISGSAVASAAAVGGVMAPIQKKEGYDPSFSAAVNIASCPTGLLIPPSTTFIVYSLITGGTSIAALFVAGYLPGILMGLGLMVVAGIIAKKRGYAVAERPSCQEMWEKTRDAILPLGLIIIIMGGIIGGIFTATEASAVAVVYTLFLALIWYREISLSDMPKIILESAVTTSIVLLMVGCSIGMSKAMAFSDIPFAISDALLSISDNPIVILLVINLALLIIGTFMDMTPALLIFTPIFLPVVQDLGMDPVHFGVMMTFNLCIGICTPPVGSALFIGCSVGKVPISSVLKPMLPFYAVLVVLLLAVTYIPQLSLALPQFFLGYGG